The Glycine max cultivar Williams 82 chromosome 12, Glycine_max_v4.0, whole genome shotgun sequence genome window below encodes:
- the LOC100811455 gene encoding GABA transporter 1, with product MSTFLPTSTRVHDAENQNASQQHRRDAGTLFVLKSKGSWIHCGYHLTTSIVSPSLLSLPYALTFLGWKAGIFCLVIGAFVSFYSFNLISLVLEHHAYLGNRHLLYRDMARDILGPRWGRYFVGPIQFAVCYNNEVLCALLGGQCMKAIYLLSNPNGTMKLYEFVVIFGCFMLILAQMPSFHSLRHINLVSSVMCLSYSACATAASIYIGKSSNAPEKDYSLKGDTTNRLFGIFNAIPIIATTYGSGIIPEIQATLAPPVKGKMLRSLCACYVVVLFSFFCVAISGYWAFGNQAEGLIFSSFVDSNKPLAPKWLIYMPNICTIAQLIANGAEYLQPTNVILEQIFGDPESPEFSPRNVIPRLISRSLAVITATTIAAMLPFFGDMNSLIGAFGYMPLDFILPMIFFNMTFKPSKRSPILWLNVVIVIAFSALAAMATISTVRQIVLDAKTYRLFANV from the exons ATGAGTACGTTTCTTCCGACCTCAACAAGAGTACATGATGCAGAGAACCAAAATGCTTCACAACAACACCGAAGGGATGCAGGCACTCTCTTTGTCCTCAAATCAAAAG gtTCATGGATTCACTGTGGTTACCACTTGACAACTTCAATCGTGTCTCCATCGCTGCTAAGTCTTCCTTATGCTTTAACCTTCCTCGGTTGGAAGGCTGGAATATTTTGTTTGGTCATTGGAGCTTTCGTAAGCTTCTATTCATTCAATTTGATATCCCTGGTCCTTGAGCACCATGCTTATTTGGGTAATCGCCACCTGCTTTACAGAGACATGGCTCGTGACATTTTAG GTCCACGTTGGGGTCGGTATTTTGTGGGGCCAATTCAATTTGCAGTGTGCTATAATAATGAAGTTCTTTGTGCTCTTCTTGGGGGACAATGCATGAAG GCAATTTACCTACTATCAAATCCTAATGGGACTATGAAGCTTTATGAGTTTGTAGTGATATTTGGATGCTTCATGCTGATTTTGGCTCAAATGCCATCTTTCCACTCATTGAGACATATTAATCTAGTGTCTTCGGTCATGTGCTTATCTTATAGTGCCTGTGCTACTGCAGCTTCCATATATATTG GAAAGTCGTCAAATGCGCCAGAAAAGGATTATTCTTTGAAAGGTGATACAACAAATCGCTTATTTGGAATCTTTAATGCCATTCCCATCATTGCCACAACTTATGGTAGCGGAATAATTCCAGAAATTCAG GCAACGTTAGCACCCCCAGTAAAAGGGAAGATGCTTAGAAGTCTATGTGCTTGTTATGTTGTAGTTCTCTTCAGCTTCTTTTGTGTAGCCATTTCTGGCTATTGGGCATTTGGAAATCAAGCTGAAGGCCTCATTTTTAGCAGCTTTGTAGATAGTAACAAGCCTTTGGCTCCTAAGTGGCTTATTTATATGCCCAACATTTGCACAATAGCCCAACTAATAGCTAATGGTGCG GAGTACTTGCAGCCTACAAATGTAATACTAGAGCAAATATTTGGAGACCCAGAAAGCCCTGAGTTTTCTCCTCGCAATGTAATTCCAAGATTGATTTCTCGGTCATTAGCTGTAATTACAGCAACAACTATAGCagcaatgcttcctttttttgggGACATGAACTCGCTCATAGGAGCATTTGGTTATATGCCACTTGACTTCATTTtgccaatgattttcttcaacaTGACATTTAAACCATCCAAGAGAAGCCCCATTTTATGGTTGAATGTTGTTATTGTCATTGCTTTCTCCGCACTGGCAGCTATGGCAACAATTTCAACAGTTAGGCAGATAGTTCTTGATGCCAAAACTTATCGATTATTTGCTAATGTATAA
- the LOC100794975 gene encoding splicing factor U2af small subunit B: MAEHLASIFGTEKDRVNCPFYFKIGACRHGDRCSRLHTKPSISPTILLSNMYQRPDMITPGVDAHGHPIDPRKIQDHFEEFYEDLFDELSKYGDIESLNVCDNLADHMVGNVYVQFREEEHAANAVRNLTGRFYAGRPIIVDFSPVTDFREATCRQYEENTCNRGGYCNFMHLKRISRELRRQLFGKSHGRHSRSRSRSPYRHRSHEERSHRSHSRKYDDRDHHHESRSRRHRSTSPRHRRGRSRSRSPGGRRHHSPVRDGSEERRARIEQWNREREDQEPGYKVNAEEINNGNASKHHGHQQQEQEPQSPQEGQ; the protein is encoded by the exons ATGGCGGAGCACTTGGCATCGATATTCGGGACGGAGAAGGACAGGGTGAACTGCCCGTTCTACTTCAAGATCGGCGCGTGCAGGCACGGCGACCGGTGCTCGCGTCTCCACACGAAGCCGAGCATAAGCCCCACTATTCTCCTCTCCAACATGTACCAGCGCCCTGACATGATCACCCCCGGCGTCGACGCCCACGGCCACCCCATCGACCCTCGCAAAATCCAGGACCACTTCGAGGAGTTCTACGAAGACCTCTTCGACGAGCTCTCCAAGTACGGTGATATCGAAAGCCTCAATGTCTGCGACAACCTCGCCGACCACATG GTGGGGAATGTGTACGTTCAGTTCAGAGAGGAGGAGCATGCCGCTAATGCTGTTAGGAACCTCACTGGAAGGTTTTATGCAG GTCGGCCAATTATTGTTGATTTTTCGCCGGTGACGGATTTCCGAGAAGCTACTTGCAGGCAGTATGAGGAGAATACTTGCAACCGTGGTGGTTATTGCAACTTCATGCACTTGAAGAGAATTAGCAG GGAATTGAGGCGTCAGTTGTTTGGGAAGTCCCATGGAAGGCACAGCAGAAGCAGAAGCAGGAGTCCTTACAGGCATCGAAGCCATGAGGAGCGGTCTCATCGAAGTCATAGCAGAAAGTATGATGACAGGGACCACCATCATGAGAGTCGCAGCAGGAGACACAGGAGCACAAGTCCTAGACATAGGAGAGGACGAAGTCGCAGCCGAAGTCCTGGAGGGAGGAGGCACCATAGTCCGGTTAGAGATGGCAGTGAGGAGAGACGTGCCAGAATTGAGCAATGGAACAGGGAGAGGGAAGACCAAGAACCTGGGTATAAGGTTAATGCTGAGGAAATCAATAATGGTAATGCTAGCAAACATCATGGGCATCAGCAGCAGGAGCAGGAACCGCAATCACCTCAGGAGGGACAATGA